From one Bacillus clarus genomic stretch:
- a CDS encoding ABC transporter ATP-binding protein — MSNTAISVKRLKKSFKDKEVLKGVDFEVQRGEIFALLGSNGAGKTTTVNILSTLMKQDGGEVSICGFDVQRQLDHVRQSISLTGQFAALDGMLTGRENLIMIAKLRGVSNPAQVADNLLVRFSLTDAANRRADQYSGGMKRRLDIAMSLIGTPAVIFLDEPTTGLDPEARIEVWDTVKELAGGGTTILLTTQYLEEAEQLADRIAILHGGKIITTGTLTELKEMFPPAKVEYIERQPTLEEIFLAIIGKKEEM, encoded by the coding sequence ATGAGCAATACAGCAATTTCTGTAAAAAGGTTAAAAAAATCCTTTAAAGACAAGGAAGTTTTAAAGGGGGTGGATTTTGAGGTGCAGCGTGGCGAAATTTTTGCACTGCTGGGATCAAATGGAGCGGGCAAGACGACAACGGTCAACATCCTCTCGACGCTGATGAAGCAAGATGGTGGCGAAGTAAGTATTTGCGGCTTTGACGTCCAGCGTCAACTGGATCATGTTCGTCAAAGCATCAGCCTGACAGGGCAGTTCGCAGCTTTAGATGGCATGCTCACTGGGAGAGAAAACTTGATAATGATCGCCAAGTTGCGTGGAGTTTCCAATCCCGCTCAAGTCGCTGATAATCTGCTTGTAAGATTCAGCCTGACCGATGCGGCCAACCGCAGGGCAGACCAGTATTCAGGTGGGATGAAGCGTCGGCTTGATATCGCCATGAGCTTGATCGGGACGCCAGCAGTCATTTTTCTCGATGAACCGACGACAGGACTTGACCCCGAAGCGCGGATTGAAGTGTGGGATACCGTCAAGGAACTTGCAGGCGGTGGCACAACTATCTTGTTGACGACCCAGTACTTGGAGGAAGCAGAACAATTGGCGGACCGTATCGCTATCTTGCATGGCGGAAAAATTATCACGACTGGTACCCTTACTGAACTAAAAGAAATGTTCCCACCAGCAAAAGTGGAGTATATCGAGAGGCAGCCGACGTTGGAAGAAATTTTCCTTGCAATCATCGGCAAAAAGGAGGAGATGTAA
- a CDS encoding DUF1048 domain-containing protein: protein MMEMFKKLIGDKKEYKMMMARVGVLPEDYQFVFKKIQNYMWNFSAGNGMDMLHIQYELIELFEAGAAEGRQVLEITGEDVASFADELVANAKTYVSKYREDLNNSIMKQLRKK from the coding sequence ATGATGGAAATGTTCAAAAAATTAATTGGTGATAAAAAAGAGTACAAAATGATGATGGCACGGGTTGGAGTCCTGCCAGAGGACTACCAGTTTGTGTTTAAGAAAATTCAAAACTACATGTGGAATTTCTCAGCGGGCAACGGGATGGATATGCTACACATACAGTATGAATTAATCGAGTTGTTTGAAGCCGGTGCGGCGGAAGGCAGACAAGTGCTGGAAATCACTGGGGAGGACGTGGCATCCTTTGCTGACGAACTAGTGGCAAACGCTAAAACGTATGTCTCTAAGTATCGTGAAGATTTGAACAATAGTATCATGAAGCAATTGAGAAAAAAATAA
- a CDS encoding PadR family transcriptional regulator, with amino-acid sequence MENLTEMLKGSLEGCVLEIISRRETYGYEITRHLNELGFTEVVEGTVYTILVRLEKKKLVNIEKKPSDMGPPRKFYSLNEAGRQELELFWKKWDFVSSKINVLKSN; translated from the coding sequence ATGGAAAATTTAACTGAAATGCTGAAAGGTTCGCTGGAAGGTTGTGTGCTGGAAATCATCAGCCGCCGTGAAACCTATGGCTATGAGATTACCCGCCACCTGAATGAGCTGGGGTTTACTGAAGTCGTGGAAGGGACGGTCTATACCATCCTTGTGCGATTAGAAAAGAAAAAACTTGTGAATATTGAAAAAAAACCGTCAGATATGGGACCGCCTCGCAAGTTTTATTCACTAAATGAGGCTGGCCGCCAGGAGCTTGAATTGTTTTGGAAAAAATGGGATTTTGTATCGTCAAAAATTAACGTCTTGAAGTCAAACTAG